One Amaranthus tricolor cultivar Red isolate AtriRed21 chromosome 1, ASM2621246v1, whole genome shotgun sequence DNA window includes the following coding sequences:
- the LOC130799842 gene encoding protein MODIFIED TRANSPORT TO THE VACUOLE 1-like, producing the protein MDTSRRAVESYWRSRMIDAATSDEDKVTPVYKLEEICELLRSSPAGIVKEVSEFLLKRLDHKSPVVKQKALRVIKYSVGKSGPEFRREMQRNSVAVKQLLHYKGQPDPLKGDALNKAVRETAQDALSAIFSTDDDKPAATKVTHKRMEGFGNTNFVRPPDEKKSFLSEVVDIGSSSIKQGLSNLAQAHSQSFKKNDIGSYRGPTLNKSLTNDSERYEKMGYHGGSQGSSSSSRNSTAGPWGQDSRTVTAETTGVDSNSSYTESKTREERLLETIVTSGGMRLQPTRDALQAFLMEGSKMDALALSRALESKLQSPHWQVRVKAVCVLEAILRKKDDEHFSIIASYFADRIDLVIKCSESPQSSLREKANRVLSLLGGDKNGYTSEKATKVEKVEMPDLIDTGYDDLLGQDLKNNHNDQPSSNNQLPSSLLIDDLFGDAANNDLSKTELRNEDDPFADVSFHTSEDKDPSNDLFAGMTTVGKDSGSAEVPRSDTLDPFDIFGSSEPVQTQEIHANDVNNAMASLSIGGSGSMTSENKTNTTPIPGSIFSDSNLNPSSQDLNNVLSGFDTQKATPTTNSMFPMGPIPYNIPPGMLLNQYYPAATANANPMFPMGGLLAPQQFMAAMANFQTLSNLNSHNVSGGNAAATLGGSVSPIPDIFNANMPAQTSTATMNTPKEDTKAFDFITDHLAQARDTKRVI; encoded by the exons atgGATACAAGCAGAAGAGCTGTGGAGTCATACTGGAGGTCTAGGATGATAGATGCAGCCACTTCTGATGAAGACAAGGTCACACCTGTTTACAAATTGGAAGAAATTTGTGAGCTTTTAAGATCTTCTCCAGCTGGTATTGTCAAGGAAGTTTCTGAATTTTTGTTAAAAAGACTTGATCATAAGAGCCCTGTTGTTAAACAGAAg GCTTTGAGGGTCATTAAGTATTCAGTCGGGAAGTCAGGTCCAGAGTTCAGAAGAGAAATGCAAAGGAATTCAGTGGCTGTGAAGCAGCTACTTCACTACAAGGGCCAACCTGATCCTTTGAAGGGTGATGCTTTGAACAAAGCGGTGAGGGAAACAGCTCAAGATGCTCTTTCAGCTATATTTTCAACTGATGACGACAAGCCTGCTGCAACCAAGGTAACCCATAAGAGGATGGAAGGTTTTGGAAATACAAATTTTGTGAGGCCACCAGATGAGAAGAAGTCATTTCTCAGCGAGGTAGTTGATATCGGAAGTTCCTCCATAAAACAAGGTTTGAGTAACTTGGCTCAAGCGCATTCACAGTCGTTCAAAAAGAATGATATCGGAAGTTATAGGGGTCCAACACTAAATAAGTCATTGACAAATGACTCAGAAAGGTATGAAAAGATGGGTTATCATGGTGGTAGCCAGGGTAGCTCTTCTAGTTCAAGGAATTCAACTGCTGGACCTTGGGGACAAGATTCGAGGACAGTCACCGCTGAAACTACCGGTGTGGATTCTAACTCAAGTTATACAGAGAGTAAGACACGGGAAGAGAGGCTGTTAGAGACCATTGTGACTTCTGGTGGCATGCGACTGCAGCCTACGCGCGATGCTTTACAAGCTTTCTTAATGGAGGGCTCTAAGATGGATGCATTGGCTTTGAGCCGAGCACTTGAATCAAAACTCCAGTCTCCACATTGGCAG GTTCGAGTGAAAGCAGTTTGTGTACTTGAAGcaattttgagaaaaaaagaCGATGAGCATTTTTCTATTATAGCTTCGTACTTTGCTGATCGCATAGATCTGGTGATCAAATGTTCTGAATCTCCTCAATCTTCATTGAGAGAGAAGGCAAACAGA GTCTTAAGTCTTTTGGGTGGAGATAAAAATGGATATACCTCAGAAAAGGCTACAAAAGTTGAGAAAGTAGAGATGCCTGACTTGATAGATACGGGATATGATGATTTGCTTGGACAAGATCTCAAAAACAATCATAATGACCAACCTTCTTCAAACAATCAATTGCCGTCCTCTCTCctaattgatgatttatttgggGATGCTGCAAACAATGATTTGAGTAAGACTGAACTAAGAAATGAGGATGACCCTTTTGCCGATGTCTCTTTTCATACGAGTGAGGACAAAGACCCGAGCAATGACCTCTTTGCTGGTATGACAACTGTTGGAAAAGACTCTGGTTCTGCTGAAGTGCCTAGGAGTGACACTCTTGATCCCTTCGACATTTTCGGATCCTCAGAACCTGTGCAGACACAAGAGATTCACGCAAACGATGTTAACAATGCGATGGCTAGTTTATCCATCGGTGGAAGTGGTTCAATGACAAGTGAGAACAAAACCAACACCACACCAATACCCGGATCAATATTCTCGGATTCAAACTTGAATCCTAGTTCTCAAGACTTGAACAATGTTCTAAGTGGATTCGATACTCAGAAAGCTACCCCTACTACAAACTCCATGTTTCCGATGGGTCCTATACCATACAATATACCCCCCGGAATGTTGTTGAATCAGTATTATCCTGCAGCTACTGCTAATGCAAATCCCATGTTTCCGATGGGCGGGTTGCTCGCTCCGCAACAGTTTATGGCAGCTATGGCTAATTTTCAGACGCTAAGTAACTTGAATTCCCATAACGTTTCCGGTGGTAATGCTGCTGCAACATTGGGCGGAAGTGTTTCCCCAATTCCTGATATATTCAATGCAAACATGCCTGCGCAAACTTCAACTGCCACCATGAACACACCAAAGGAGGATACGAAAGCATTTGATTTTATCACG GATCATTTGGCACAAGCGCGCGATACTAAAAGAGTGATTTAG
- the LOC130799857 gene encoding uncharacterized protein LOC130799857 — protein MGNAPSTLTQYDIEEVQEHCNKLFSQQEIVSLYQRFCQLDRSANGFISADEFMAVPEFAMNPLAQRLLKMVDGLNFKDFVAFLSAFSAKASIEHKAGLIFKVYDSDGNGKVTFTDILEVLSDMTGSFMSNEQRQAVLTQLLEEAGYARESYLLLDDFIKIFANSELKMEVEVPVD, from the exons ATGGGTAATGCTCCATCGACGCTTACCCAATATGATATTGAAGAAGTCCAAGAGCATTGCAATAAATTAT TTAGCCAGCAAGAGATAGTCTCTTTGTATCAAAGGTTTTGTCAACTTGATCGGAGTGCCAATGGTTTTATTTCAGCTGATGAGTTTATGGCTGTGCCAGAGTTTGCAATGAATCCCTTAGCTCAG AGGTTGCTGAAAATGGTGGATGGTttaaattttaaggattttgttGCGTTCTTATCTGCATTTAGTGCCAAAGCAAGCATTGAGCACAAAGCTGGAC TTATTTTCAAGGTTTATGATTCGGATGGCAATGGAAAAGTGACTTTTACTGACATATTAGAAGTGCTAAGTGACATGACAGGGTCATTCATGTCTAATGAGCAAAGACAG GCAGTCTTGACGCAGTTGTTGGAGGAGGCTGGCTACGCAAGGGAGTCATATTTGCTTTTGGATGATTTTATAAAG ATTTTCGCAAATTCTGAACTAAAAATGGAGGTAGAGGTCCCTGTAGACTAA
- the LOC130799847 gene encoding tRNase Z TRZ3, mitochondrial, whose translation MISQLSNCRLLINHSPLIFSPSLIKPLNIQTLRPFSFFTVFSSLPKNQRNLPSSPAKSLKVKPRNNSSLSEKNKSEKGPKMAEIDSTGFNKRRAEGKDKADKPKNLQRKVRKLNPVNTICYVQILGTGMDTQDTSPSVLLFFDKQRFIFNAGEGLQRFCTEHKIKLSKIDHIFLSRVCSETAGGLPGLLLTLAGIGEEGMCVNMWGPSDLKYLVAAMKAFIPNAAMVHTRSFGPSQDLDEIAIPDLTKLSEPINLIDDEVVKISAILLRPSENNEPSSRSASDESGVIIKPGDLSVIYVCELPEIQGKFDPEKAKALGLKAGPKYRELQHGKSVKSDFLDIMVHPSDVMDPSIPGPIVLLIDCPTTSHLQNLLSMDSLNKFYMDFSGNPSDNAKAVNCVIHLSPSSITCSLDYQKWMKRFGDAQHIMAGHERKNAEIPILQSSARIAARLNYLCPLFFPAPGFWSLNSTDNLSLTSNSATMGSQATISAENLLKFNLRPYANLGLDRSSIPASTGSSQILDELRAEVPEIEDAVRQVSKLWDFPVNANGIMHSQNNSVIEEPWFDELGLPSCLQNITREVMEIVLLGTGSSQPSKYRNVTSIYINLFAKGSMLLDCGEGSLGQLKRRFGLEGAENAVRNLKCIWISHIHADHHTGLARILALRRDLLKGVPHEPLLVVGPGQLMRFLNAYQRLEDLDMQFLDCRHTTKASWDAFEASVDSNKDSSFPNISGSNVDSTLFVKGSPMQSYWKRPSSPVGNAASLERLVHLKRVLEDAGLENLFSFPVVHCPQAYGVAIKAGDRINGAGETIPGWKIVYSGDTRPCQELIEASRGATVLIHEATFEDAMSDEAVARNHSTTKEAIEVGEAAGVYRIILTHFSQRYPKIPVFEDVHMHNTCIGFDMMSINMADLPVLPKVLPHLKLLFKTEMGIDESDDVLQEACSAAS comes from the exons TCTCAACTATCAAATTGCCGCCTCCTAATTAACCATTCTCCTCTAATCTtctctccttccttaatcaaaCCCTTAAACATTCAAACCCTCAGACCTTTCTCTTTCTTCACTGTCTTCTCATCTCTAcctaaaaatcaaagaaatttaCCTTCTTCCCCTGCTAAATCTCTTAAGGTTAAACCCAGGAATAATAGTTCTTTATCAGAGAAAAATAAATCAGAAAAGGGTCCTAAAATGGCGGAAATTGATTCTACTGGATTCAATAAAAGAAGGGCTGAAGGTAAAGATAAGGCTGATAAACCTAAGAATCTTCAACGGAAAGTTAGAAAGCTTAATCCTGttaatactatttgttatgttCAG ATTTTGGGAACTGGAATGGATACTCAAGATACATCTCCTTCGGTCTTACTTTTCTTTGACAAGCAAAGGTTCATTTTCAATGCTGGAGAG GGTTTGCAGCGGTTTTGCACTGAGCATAAGATTAAGCTGTCAAAG ATAGATCACATATTTCTTTCTCGAGTCTGCTCAGAAACTGCTGGGGGGCTTCCAG GTCTTTTGTTGACACTAGCTGGAATTGGGGAGGAAGGAATGTGT GTCAACATGTGGGGACCTTCAGACCTCAAGTATTTGGTTGCCGCAATGAAGGCTTTTATTCCAAATGCTGCCATGGTCCACACCCGTAGCTTCGGTCCGTCACAGGACCTTGATGAGATAGCTATACCTGATCTTACAAAACTTTCAGAGCCCATTAACCTCATTGATGACGAAGTCGTTAAAATATCAGCCATTCTCTTGAGACCGAGCGAGAATAATGAGCCATCATCGCGTAGTGCTAGTGATGAATCAGGAGTGATCATAAAACCTGGAGATCTGTCTGTCATTTATGTTTGTGAGTTACCTGAAATTCAAGGGAAATTTGATCCGGAGAAAGCTAAGGCCCTTGGACTGAAAGCCGGGCCTAAATATCGTGAACTGCAGCATGGCAAATCGGTCAAATCAGATTTTCTTGACATCATG GTACATCCTAGTGATGTTATGGATCCTTCTATTCCTGGACCTATTGTGCTTCTCATTGATTGTCCTACTACCTCtcatttacaaaatttattgTCCATGGATTCtctaaataaattttacatggATTTTTCTGGCAATCCCTCTGATAATGCCAAGGCAGTTAATTGTGTAATTCATTTAAGTCCATCATCCATCACTTGTAGTTTAGATTACCAAAAATGGATGAAGAGATTTGGTGATGCCCAGCATATCATGGCTGGACATGAACG GAAAAATGCTGAAATTCCTATTCTACAATCAAGTGCTAGAATTGCTGCAAGATTGAATTACTTGTGTCCTCTGTTCTTCCCTGCTCCAGGGTTTTGGTCTCTTAATAGCACAGACAATTTGTCATTGACCTCAAATTCTGCAACTATG GGATCTCAAGCCACTATCTCCGCCGAGAATCTTCTTAAG TTCAATTTGCGTCCATATGCAAACCTCGGTTTAGACAGATCTTCCATCCCTGCTTCTACTGGTTCGTCTCAAATCTTGGATGAGTTACGCGCAGAAGTTCCAGAAATCGAAGATGCAGTGCGACAAGTTAGTAAGTTGTGGGATTTTCCTGTGAATGCTAATGGAATAATGCATTCACAGAATAACTCTGTTATTGAAGAGCCATGGTTCGATGAGCTTGGTCTGCCTAGTTGTTTGCAAAATATAACCCGGGAAGTTATGGAAATTGTCCTTTTGGGTACGGGATCATCCCAGCCCTCTAAGTACCGTAATGTAACCTCTATTTACATCAATCTTTTCGCTAAAGGAAGCATGCTTCTTGATTGCGGCGAAGGCTCGTTAGGTCAATTGAAGAGAAG ATTTGGCTTAGAAGGCGCTGAAAATGCTGTGAGAAATTTAAAGTGTATATGGATTTCTCATATTCATGCTGATCATCATACTGGTCTAGCAAGAATTCTTGCTCTACGTCGTGATTTACTTAAAGGGGTTCCTCATGAACCTTTGTTAGTTGTGGGCCCTGGCCAGCTGATGAGATTTCTAAATGCATACCAGAGACTTGAAGATCTAGATATGCAGTTTCTAGATTGCAGGCATACAACTAAAGCCTCTTGGGATGCTTTTGAGGCTTCTGTTGATTCAAATAAGGACTCATCGTTTCCTAATATATCTGGAAGTAATGTCGATTCGACGTTATTTGTTAAAGGAAGCCCTATGCAAAGCTATTGGAAGAGACCTAGTAGCCCAGTTGGAAATGCTGCATCTTTGGAAAGACTGGTTCACTTGAAGAGAGTGCTAGAAGATGCTGGGTTAGAGAATTTATTTAGTTTCCCTGTCGTGCATTGCCCACAAGCGTACGGCGTTGCCATAAAGGCAGGTGACCGGATCAATGGTGCTGGTGAAACGATACCGGGGTGGAAGATAGTGTACTCGGGGGACACAAGACCCTGTCAGGAGCTCATAGAAGCATCTCGTGGTGCAACTGTCCTAATACATGAG GCAACCTTTGAGGATGCAATGTCCGATGAGGCGGTGGCTAGAAACCATAGCACCACAAAAGAAGCCATTGAAGTAGGTGAAGCAGCTGGTGTATATCGAATCATTCTTACACACTTCAGCCAACGGTACCCAAAAATTCCAGTCTTTGAAGACGTACACATGCATAATACGTGTATAGGTTTCGACATGATGAGCATCAATATGGCAGATTTACCTGTCCTTCCGAAGGTTCTACCTCACCTAAAACTTCTTTTCAAAACCGAAATGGGCATTGATGAATCTGATGATGTTCTTCAGGAAGCATGTAGTGCAGCTTCATAG